One Marinifilum sp. JC120 DNA window includes the following coding sequences:
- a CDS encoding PAS domain-containing protein — protein sequence MIKLKSINSRIAILIAVVVFVAIVSLIMVVNTMTRSAVYSIQKQNMEVLNNELGQQVETFAVGAIVNLKSIAKNKEYYRAFVDSYALGSASKSLKEALAELEGANAIGVIDRNGKVVYGWTKSGQSLKGMDLRKRPYLQEILGGNEYSVSDLFKYDGAKCYNLAFAAPIKDMTGKAFGGVFIVYTWEEYVEKLIGDITIGKQGYAFMLDRDGSFIAHKDPSLIMKNVSSYDFVRRSLSAENGFFSYSWEGEQKVLSFSRIPMTDWVVCMSAYESDLTEAATQQRNVLAGLGLLLIIILVGLIVFVIRMQVTKPMERIRDFTGEIAAGNLKAELNGKFVCELKDLSLNIEHMVGELKNKLGFSEGVLKGLVLPCCIVGPDGNIAWINSQICELIESRVRVEDAVGMIAGEFFFGDRSRRTLSQQAIAEERQIQQEAEYTTFSGAHKNIMVSATPFYDMDGQMLGSVAVWFDMTEIRTQQRKIEENNIMISEAAASATEVSNQVSSFSEALAAQVEQSSRGAEEQSVMASEAATAMDEMNSTVLEVARNASSAADLALESQEKAGEGERMVANAVSTIAEVRSQSEQLQEDMADLGKQADGIGNIMGVISDIADQTNLLALNAAIEAARAGDAGRGFAVVADEVRKLAEKTMTATYEVGEYISNIQASAGKNIENTEKSTEAIMDVTDLINQSGEVLKDIVDKVSETNDQVRSIATASEEQSAASEQISRSTGQINSIAGETAQAMNESAEAVSRMSGLARELDGIIGRMQN from the coding sequence ATGATTAAATTGAAAAGCATAAATAGCAGAATCGCTATATTGATAGCAGTTGTTGTGTTTGTGGCTATTGTATCTTTGATTATGGTAGTCAACACAATGACCAGATCTGCTGTTTACAGTATACAGAAGCAGAATATGGAAGTGCTTAACAATGAGCTTGGACAGCAGGTCGAAACTTTTGCAGTCGGAGCAATTGTCAACTTGAAAAGTATTGCCAAAAATAAGGAATACTATCGTGCCTTTGTAGATTCTTACGCACTGGGCAGTGCCAGCAAATCTCTTAAAGAAGCTTTGGCTGAACTTGAAGGAGCCAATGCTATCGGTGTTATCGACCGTAATGGTAAGGTGGTCTACGGATGGACCAAATCAGGGCAGAGCCTTAAAGGCATGGACCTTAGAAAGCGACCCTATTTGCAGGAAATACTTGGCGGCAATGAATATTCCGTTTCGGATTTGTTCAAATATGATGGTGCAAAATGTTATAACCTTGCGTTTGCAGCCCCCATTAAAGACATGACCGGAAAGGCCTTCGGCGGTGTTTTTATAGTATACACATGGGAAGAATATGTCGAGAAACTGATCGGTGACATCACTATAGGAAAGCAGGGCTATGCTTTCATGCTGGATAGGGACGGTAGCTTTATCGCTCATAAAGATCCCAGTCTTATCATGAAAAATGTATCCTCATACGACTTTGTGCGCAGGAGCTTGTCTGCGGAAAATGGTTTTTTCTCTTACTCGTGGGAAGGGGAACAAAAAGTACTCTCTTTTAGCAGGATCCCTATGACCGACTGGGTTGTCTGCATGTCTGCTTATGAGTCCGACTTGACGGAGGCTGCCACACAGCAGCGTAATGTTCTCGCCGGATTGGGGTTACTGTTAATTATTATACTTGTTGGGCTGATCGTGTTTGTTATCCGCATGCAGGTGACCAAACCTATGGAAAGAATCAGGGATTTTACCGGTGAGATCGCTGCCGGTAACCTGAAAGCAGAGTTGAACGGAAAGTTTGTCTGCGAGCTCAAGGATCTTTCCCTCAATATTGAGCATATGGTTGGGGAATTGAAAAATAAACTCGGCTTTTCTGAAGGGGTTCTTAAAGGACTTGTTCTTCCATGCTGCATTGTCGGACCGGACGGAAATATTGCTTGGATCAACTCTCAGATTTGCGAACTGATTGAAAGCAGGGTTAGAGTTGAAGATGCAGTTGGCATGATTGCGGGTGAGTTCTTTTTTGGCGATAGGAGTAGGAGAACTCTTTCCCAGCAGGCAATCGCTGAAGAACGCCAGATTCAGCAGGAAGCTGAGTACACAACTTTTTCCGGTGCACATAAGAATATTATGGTTTCGGCCACCCCGTTTTACGATATGGACGGGCAGATGCTGGGCTCCGTGGCTGTCTGGTTTGACATGACGGAAATTCGCACTCAACAGCGAAAGATTGAGGAAAACAATATAATGATTTCCGAAGCGGCAGCCAGTGCCACCGAGGTTTCCAATCAGGTATCCAGTTTTTCTGAAGCTCTCGCGGCGCAGGTGGAGCAGTCCAGCCGTGGGGCGGAAGAGCAGTCGGTAATGGCAAGTGAGGCTGCCACGGCCATGGATGAAATGAACTCCACTGTTTTGGAAGTCGCGCGTAATGCCTCCTCTGCCGCAGACCTTGCACTTGAGTCTCAGGAAAAGGCCGGGGAAGGCGAGCGAATGGTTGCCAATGCGGTTTCGACTATCGCTGAGGTGCGCTCACAATCAGAACAATTGCAGGAAGATATGGCCGATCTGGGCAAACAGGCCGATGGAATTGGCAACATCATGGGTGTTATCAGCGATATTGCCGACCAGACAAACCTGCTGGCACTTAACGCTGCCATTGAAGCTGCCCGCGCCGGTGATGCCGGGCGTGGTTTTGCGGTGGTTGCTGATGAAGTTCGTAAGCTGGCAGAGAAGACTATGACCGCGACTTATGAGGTAGGTGAATATATTTCCAATATCCAAGCCAGTGCCGGAAAGAATATTGAAAATACGGAAAAATCTACTGAGGCCATCATGGACGTTACGGACTTGATTAACCAGTCCGGTGAAGTTTTGAAGGATATCGTGGATAAGGTTTCCGAAACCAATGATCAGGTTCGTTCCATTGCAACTGCATCGGAAGAGCAGTCCGCAGCCAGCGAGCAGATCAGTCGTTCTACCGGACAGATTAATTCTATTGCCGGGGAAACCGCACAGGCTATGAATGAGTCCGCTGAAGCGGTCAGCCGGATGTCCGGTTTGGCTAGGGAATTGGATGGTATTATCGGGCGTATGCAGAATTAA
- a CDS encoding PAS domain-containing protein, producing the protein MNFKSINTGLSILITAIVSISVVAFVVVVSSMTNSAVLSIQEQNMEVLNNKVVNQVDQFLELSKSDLVDYANSADLQNAFVDDESRKRILKQFKQKMSNNSRLATLAAFDLDGQIAFGLKSGGQPTAAADLRSRKYVQKILNGSNFAVSEVLKSALDGRFVVAMAVPVRNDQGKLIGGFFSAVDWQDYSQDMIGDISIGEEGYAYILDSKGRIIAHKVNQELILKDVSSQQFVKDSLAASKGKTEYEWEGRAKIQLFQVVPSTGWVVCMSAYVSDLTRAAIEERNILIGMGTVMVLILVSVIVFTIRRQVTGPMATIRDFTSEIAHGNFKAELTGKYVCELKDLSENIDHMVAELKNKLGFSEGVLNGLVLPCAIVGPDDNMLWANSEVCELVESKIGPDRLDGISSGEFIYGDASRETVLAKATKEKRQIQQEVDFSTPSGLFKNLMVSATPFYDMDGVMLGSVALWIDMTEIREQQRKIEENNIMISEAAASATEVSNQVSGFSEALSAQVEQSSRGAEEQSVMASEAATAMDEMNSTVFEVARNASTAAELADSSQQKAGEGEQKVEQAVETITQIRVQSDQMQKDMADLGKQADGIGNIMGVISDIADQTNLLALNAAIEAARAGDAGRGFAVVADEVRKLAESTMNATSEVGEYIGRIQESAKTNIANTEKSTKAIGEVTELVNQSGDILKEIVDKVSETADQVRSIATASEEQSAASEQISRSTGQINTIASETAQAMNESAEAVSRMSELAKELDGIIVRMQG; encoded by the coding sequence ATGAATTTCAAGAGTATTAATACAGGTCTTTCCATTTTGATAACTGCGATAGTTTCTATTTCAGTTGTCGCTTTTGTGGTTGTGGTCAGCTCCATGACCAATTCAGCTGTCCTGAGTATTCAGGAACAGAACATGGAAGTGCTGAACAATAAAGTAGTCAATCAGGTTGATCAATTTTTGGAGCTTTCAAAAAGTGATCTTGTTGATTACGCCAATAGTGCTGACCTTCAGAATGCATTTGTAGATGACGAATCCAGGAAAAGGATACTGAAGCAGTTCAAGCAGAAAATGAGTAACAATAGCAGACTTGCAACTTTGGCTGCTTTTGATTTGGATGGACAGATTGCTTTTGGTCTTAAGTCAGGCGGTCAGCCTACAGCTGCTGCGGACCTCCGTTCCCGTAAATATGTGCAAAAGATTTTGAATGGCAGTAATTTTGCTGTGTCTGAAGTTTTGAAATCTGCGTTGGATGGCCGATTTGTTGTGGCCATGGCTGTACCGGTCCGTAATGACCAGGGTAAGCTTATTGGTGGGTTCTTCTCTGCTGTTGATTGGCAAGATTATTCACAGGATATGATCGGAGATATTTCCATAGGTGAAGAGGGGTATGCCTATATTTTAGATAGTAAAGGTCGCATCATCGCCCATAAGGTCAATCAGGAGCTTATTTTAAAAGACGTTTCCAGTCAGCAGTTTGTCAAAGACAGTCTTGCTGCTTCCAAGGGTAAGACTGAATATGAATGGGAAGGTCGAGCCAAGATTCAGTTGTTTCAGGTTGTGCCCTCCACTGGCTGGGTTGTCTGCATGTCCGCTTATGTTTCGGATTTGACCAGAGCTGCAATTGAAGAGCGTAATATACTTATTGGAATGGGAACCGTCATGGTCTTGATTCTTGTAAGCGTGATTGTCTTTACCATCCGCAGGCAGGTTACCGGACCCATGGCTACCATTCGGGATTTCACAAGTGAGATTGCCCATGGTAATTTCAAAGCTGAACTTACTGGCAAATACGTCTGCGAACTTAAGGATCTTTCCGAGAATATTGATCACATGGTAGCGGAGCTTAAGAATAAACTTGGCTTCTCAGAGGGAGTGCTTAACGGTCTGGTGCTGCCTTGTGCGATTGTCGGTCCTGATGACAATATGCTTTGGGCTAACTCCGAAGTGTGTGAATTGGTTGAAAGCAAAATCGGTCCTGATAGACTTGATGGCATTAGTTCCGGGGAGTTCATTTACGGTGACGCTAGTCGAGAGACTGTTTTAGCGAAAGCGACAAAAGAAAAGCGTCAGATTCAGCAGGAAGTTGATTTTAGCACTCCTTCCGGACTCTTCAAGAATTTGATGGTATCTGCCACTCCATTTTATGATATGGACGGAGTTATGCTCGGCTCTGTGGCTTTGTGGATTGATATGACTGAAATCCGCGAACAGCAGCGCAAGATCGAAGAAAATAACATCATGATTTCCGAGGCCGCAGCCAGTGCCACCGAGGTTTCCAATCAGGTGTCAGGTTTTTCCGAGGCTTTGTCCGCACAGGTGGAGCAATCCAGCCGTGGTGCCGAAGAACAGTCGGTAATGGCCAGCGAAGCTGCTACTGCCATGGATGAGATGAATTCCACTGTATTCGAAGTCGCCCGTAATGCTTCCACCGCTGCTGAACTGGCAGATTCTTCTCAGCAGAAGGCCGGGGAAGGTGAGCAGAAGGTTGAACAGGCCGTTGAAACAATCACGCAGATTCGTGTTCAGTCTGACCAGATGCAGAAGGATATGGCCGATCTCGGTAAGCAGGCTGACGGCATCGGCAACATCATGGGTGTAATCAGTGATATTGCTGACCAGACCAACCTGCTGGCACTTAATGCCGCAATCGAGGCCGCTCGTGCCGGTGATGCCGGACGCGGTTTTGCTGTGGTTGCTGATGAGGTTCGCAAGCTTGCTGAATCCACTATGAATGCGACCAGTGAGGTTGGGGAATATATCGGTCGTATTCAGGAAAGTGCCAAAACTAACATCGCCAATACCGAGAAATCCACCAAGGCCATCGGAGAGGTAACCGAGTTGGTCAATCAGTCCGGTGATATCTTGAAGGAAATTGTGGATAAGGTTTCCGAGACAGCCGATCAGGTCCGCTCCATTGCGACTGCATCGGAAGAACAGTCCGCAGCCAGTGAACAGATCAGCCGCTCCACCGGACAGATCAATACCATTGCAAGTGAAACCGCGCAGGCTATGAATGAATCTGCCGAAGCGGTCAGCCGCATGTCCGAACTGGCAAAAGAACTGGATGGGATTATTGTCCGTATGCAGGGATAG
- a CDS encoding DMT family transporter, with the protein MFKEIWMVKGLVYSILSAIGLGTLAIFFKLGLAMGMEPLELIQYRFTLGAVVLFAWLGITSPRLLRVRPKVLIKAAVLGVLIYPLQSWLFIMALKHIPASTTSLIYYFYPLMTTLIAIVFLKLRPGRAVFAALGLIIAGSGLVFYNAFARQLDEQGIIYALGCMACFSIYLTVIQIFTRDDEAKVIVPYVILCMAIVFSLISSPLKIFTLNAQGWMIAVGLGVIPTALAISLLYRAVDAIGSANAAIFSTIEPVTTVLLAAFILGEHISLIQIFGMALILLGIILPNLQLLKRKAVVRE; encoded by the coding sequence ATGTTTAAGGAGATATGGATGGTTAAGGGATTGGTCTACTCGATATTGTCGGCAATCGGTCTGGGAACACTTGCAATCTTTTTTAAGCTCGGCCTCGCAATGGGGATGGAGCCTTTGGAATTAATTCAATACCGTTTTACGCTTGGTGCTGTTGTTCTTTTTGCGTGGCTGGGAATAACCAGTCCAAGGCTTCTTAGAGTCCGCCCGAAGGTTCTTATAAAAGCAGCGGTTCTAGGAGTCTTAATTTATCCGCTCCAGTCATGGCTTTTCATAATGGCACTAAAACATATCCCTGCTTCAACCACTTCTTTGATTTACTATTTTTATCCTTTGATGACGACGCTGATTGCGATTGTTTTTTTAAAACTAAGGCCGGGGCGGGCCGTTTTTGCCGCTTTGGGGTTGATTATTGCCGGAAGTGGACTCGTTTTTTATAATGCTTTTGCCCGGCAGCTTGATGAGCAGGGAATTATTTATGCTTTAGGGTGCATGGCCTGTTTCTCTATTTACTTGACGGTCATACAGATTTTTACCCGCGATGATGAAGCTAAGGTGATCGTCCCTTATGTTATTTTATGTATGGCGATTGTTTTCAGCCTGATTTCTTCACCTCTTAAGATATTTACATTAAATGCTCAGGGCTGGATGATTGCCGTGGGGCTGGGTGTAATCCCGACAGCTTTGGCGATAAGTCTTCTTTATAGAGCTGTGGATGCTATCGGAAGTGCCAACGCCGCAATTTTTTCCACTATCGAACCTGTAACCACGGTTCTGCTGGCAGCCTTTATTTTAGGAGAGCATATTTCCTTGATTCAGATTTTCGGAATGGCTTTGATTCTGTTGGGAATTATCTTGCCTAATTTGCAATTGCTTAAAAGAAAAGCAGTTGTCCGCGAGTAG
- the nhaB gene encoding sodium/proton antiporter NhaB — MPKTMSQALQKNLLGNSPDWYKLTIIGFLVLNPILMAVAGPFITGWVLIGQFIFTLAMALKCYPLPAGGLLAVEAIAIGLASPETVYNETVLNFPVILLLMFMVAGIHFMKDMLQYAFTKIITRVKSKIIISLLFSFSGAILSAFLDALTVTAVIIAVAYGFYGIYHRFASTGKCSLSDDTKLKGECVSHLAEFRGFLRNLMMHGAVGTALGGVCTIVGEPQNLLIGKTMGWEFIEFFIRVAPVSMPVLVVGLLTCIMLEVTGIFGYGYQLPQNVREILEEEDRKNDEEMSLKKKAALFTQACAALFLVLALAFHIAEVGLIGLTVIVLLTALNGITEEHRIGHAFEEALPFTALLVVFFAIVGVIHEQHLFSPVINYVLSLEGKVQLAAYYIANGVLSMLSDNVFVATVYVSETLKAFQNGLISREQFDLLAVAINTGTNIPSVATPNGQAAFLFLLTSAIAPLIRLSYGQMVKMAFPYTITMSITGLAATWYFL; from the coding sequence GTGCCCAAAACAATGTCACAGGCACTGCAGAAGAACCTACTAGGTAATTCTCCGGACTGGTACAAACTGACCATTATCGGCTTTCTCGTGCTCAACCCGATTCTCATGGCCGTAGCTGGCCCATTCATTACCGGTTGGGTATTGATCGGACAGTTTATTTTCACTCTGGCCATGGCACTCAAGTGCTATCCTCTTCCGGCAGGCGGCTTGCTCGCGGTTGAAGCAATTGCAATTGGACTGGCCTCACCCGAAACTGTCTATAACGAGACGGTACTGAACTTCCCGGTAATTCTGCTGCTGATGTTCATGGTTGCAGGTATCCATTTTATGAAAGACATGCTCCAGTATGCTTTCACTAAGATCATTACCCGCGTCAAATCAAAAATCATCATCTCATTGCTCTTTTCATTTTCAGGAGCAATCCTCTCTGCTTTCCTCGACGCACTGACCGTTACAGCTGTAATCATTGCAGTTGCATACGGTTTCTACGGGATATACCACCGCTTTGCTTCCACAGGTAAATGCTCTCTGTCTGATGATACCAAGCTTAAAGGTGAATGTGTCAGCCATCTTGCTGAATTTCGCGGCTTCCTGAGAAACCTCATGATGCACGGTGCCGTAGGTACAGCACTCGGTGGTGTATGTACCATCGTTGGTGAACCTCAGAACCTGCTCATCGGTAAGACCATGGGCTGGGAGTTCATAGAGTTCTTTATCAGAGTTGCCCCGGTATCCATGCCTGTACTGGTTGTAGGCCTTTTGACCTGCATCATGCTGGAAGTGACCGGTATCTTCGGATACGGCTACCAGCTGCCCCAGAACGTGCGTGAAATCCTCGAAGAGGAAGACCGCAAAAATGATGAAGAAATGAGCCTCAAGAAAAAAGCAGCTCTGTTCACTCAGGCCTGTGCAGCTCTCTTCCTCGTTCTCGCTCTGGCATTCCACATTGCAGAAGTAGGCCTTATCGGTCTGACTGTAATCGTTCTCCTGACCGCTCTTAACGGTATTACCGAAGAACACAGAATCGGACACGCATTTGAAGAGGCCCTGCCCTTTACTGCTTTGCTGGTTGTTTTCTTTGCAATTGTAGGTGTTATTCATGAACAGCACCTTTTTTCTCCGGTAATCAACTACGTTCTCAGCCTCGAAGGTAAAGTTCAGTTGGCCGCATACTACATCGCTAACGGCGTGCTCTCCATGCTTTCAGACAACGTATTTGTTGCGACAGTATACGTATCTGAAACCCTGAAAGCATTCCAGAACGGCCTTATCAGCCGCGAACAGTTCGACCTGCTCGCAGTTGCAATCAACACCGGTACTAACATCCCCAGTGTTGCAACTCCTAACGGTCAGGCTGCATTCCTGTTCCTGCTGACCTCCGCCATTGCTCCGCTTATCAGGCTCTCATACGGCCAGATGGTTAAGATGGCCTTCCCCTACACTATTACCATGTCCATCACCGGCCTCGCCGCGACTTGGTACTTCCTGTAG